One window of Alteriqipengyuania lutimaris genomic DNA carries:
- the ykgO gene encoding type B 50S ribosomal protein L36, which yields MKIRNSLKSLKKRHRDNRVIRRRGRTYVINKTNKRMKARQG from the coding sequence ATGAAGATTCGCAACAGCCTCAAGTCGCTCAAGAAGCGCCACCGCGACAACCGCGTGATTCGCCGTCGCGGGCGCACCTATGTGATTAACAAGACCAACAAGCGGATGAAGGCGCGCCAGGGCTAA
- a CDS encoding glutathione S-transferase family protein, with translation MTQPPDRPVTLWGLPHSLYSGRARAYLRKQRIAYVERAPTDPAFAERILPAIGRAIIPVVELPDGTIVQDTVDIIDHFEGEAAPPVPHPAYPGDARLLALAHLFEIYAVVGLTRHAMHYRWSYLAEQEHFLRDAFATGGDADRAEATMGRMHSYLPMLGVDAATVPAIEESYSELLANLDAHFAAYPFLLGSTPSIADYAMFGPLFAHLGRDPVPLAIMQREAPRVFRWVERMHAPDLDSVDYAAPAPDFPEGELPATMAPLMAQIARELVPDLTDRLAFLRDYVAQHSPQPGEPVTDRPHRRVIGTVETSFRGVAYTGGVQPYTFFLWQRLIEAGRHPAAKALFAEHDLTPLIDADLPIRVERRDHIEVWGQRA, from the coding sequence ATGACCCAGCCCCCCGATCGACCGGTGACCCTGTGGGGCCTGCCCCACTCGCTCTATAGCGGCCGCGCGCGCGCCTACCTGCGCAAGCAGCGGATCGCCTATGTCGAGCGCGCGCCGACCGATCCCGCTTTCGCGGAGCGCATCCTGCCCGCCATCGGCCGCGCGATCATCCCGGTGGTCGAGCTGCCCGACGGCACGATCGTCCAGGACACGGTCGACATCATCGACCATTTCGAGGGCGAGGCCGCGCCGCCCGTGCCGCACCCCGCCTACCCCGGCGATGCCCGACTGCTGGCGCTCGCGCACCTGTTCGAGATCTACGCGGTGGTCGGGCTGACGCGCCATGCGATGCATTACCGCTGGAGCTATCTGGCCGAGCAGGAGCATTTCCTGCGCGATGCCTTCGCCACCGGCGGCGATGCGGACCGTGCCGAAGCGACGATGGGGCGGATGCACTCCTACCTGCCGATGCTGGGCGTCGATGCCGCGACGGTCCCGGCGATCGAGGAGAGCTATTCCGAGTTGCTGGCGAACCTCGATGCCCATTTCGCGGCCTATCCGTTTCTCCTGGGTTCGACGCCCAGCATCGCCGACTACGCGATGTTCGGGCCGCTCTTCGCGCATCTGGGCCGCGATCCCGTGCCGCTGGCGATCATGCAGCGCGAGGCCCCGCGCGTGTTCCGCTGGGTCGAGCGGATGCATGCGCCCGATCTCGACAGCGTGGACTATGCCGCGCCCGCGCCCGACTTTCCCGAGGGCGAGCTGCCCGCAACGATGGCGCCGCTGATGGCGCAGATCGCGCGCGAACTGGTGCCCGACCTGACCGACCGGCTCGCCTTCCTGCGCGACTACGTGGCGCAGCATTCGCCGCAGCCCGGCGAGCCTGTCACCGACAGGCCGCACCGCCGCGTGATCGGCACGGTCGAGACCTCGTTCCGCGGCGTCGCCTATACCGGCGGCGTCCAGCCCTACACGTTCTTCCTGTGGCAGCGGCTGATCGAAGCGGGACGCCACCCGGCGGCGAAAGCGCTCTTCGCCGAGCACGATCTGACGCCGCTGATCGACGCCGATCTGCCGATCCGCGTCGAACGCCGCGACCATATCGAGGTGTGGGGTCAGCGGGCGTAG
- a CDS encoding cytidine deaminase, translating to MGSGEAMSEPRDTDLIAAAREAVRTAYAPYSDYPVGAALRFADGAIVTGTNVENASYGLSLCAETLAVAKALAEGRRGGLEAVAVVGPAGKGGDAPITPCGRCRQVLNEIAQLGRTDPAILCVGANEVLELRLSELLPHGFGPAHLD from the coding sequence CTGGGCAGTGGTGAGGCCATGAGCGAACCCCGAGACACAGATCTGATCGCCGCGGCGCGCGAGGCGGTCCGGACCGCCTATGCGCCCTATTCGGACTATCCCGTGGGCGCCGCGCTGCGCTTTGCCGATGGCGCGATCGTGACCGGGACCAATGTCGAGAACGCGAGCTACGGCCTCTCGCTCTGCGCCGAAACGCTCGCGGTTGCGAAAGCGCTGGCCGAGGGGCGGCGCGGCGGGCTGGAAGCGGTCGCGGTGGTCGGTCCGGCGGGCAAGGGGGGCGACGCGCCGATCACGCCGTGCGGGCGATGCCGCCAGGTGCTGAACGAGATCGCGCAGTTGGGCCGCACCGACCCAGCGATCCTGTGCGTCGGTGCAAACGAGGTGCTGGAGCTGCGCCTGTCCGAGCTGCTGCCGCACGGTTTCGGGCCGGCGCATCTGGATTAG
- a CDS encoding glutathione S-transferase family protein has protein sequence MGFLKNGEWHDEWAHNDEDSGEFERDESAFRNWITPDGSPGPTGEGGFEAEPGRYRLYISLACPWAHRANAARHLKGLTDQIELVVVHWLMKEGGWSFREGSCVTPDPLMDADHLHQVYTRAKPDFSGHVTVPVLWDTKKETIVNNESADILRMLGSAFDQCGANDLDLYPEGHRDEIDALNDRVYDAVNNGVYKAGFATSQEAYEKAVGPLFEVLDELEERLEGRDWLVDDRLTEADIRLWTTLIRFDPVYHTHFKCNIRRIADYPNLAALTRRILALDGIEQTVNFEHIRHHYYESHERINPYGIVPAGPEPLVPGA, from the coding sequence ATGGGCTTTCTGAAGAACGGCGAATGGCACGACGAATGGGCGCATAATGACGAGGATTCGGGCGAGTTCGAGCGCGACGAGAGCGCGTTTCGCAACTGGATCACGCCCGACGGATCGCCCGGGCCGACCGGCGAAGGCGGCTTCGAGGCCGAACCGGGCCGCTACCGCCTCTATATCAGCCTCGCCTGCCCCTGGGCGCACCGCGCCAACGCCGCGCGGCATCTAAAAGGTCTGACCGACCAGATCGAGCTGGTGGTGGTCCACTGGCTGATGAAGGAAGGCGGCTGGTCCTTCCGCGAGGGATCATGCGTCACGCCCGATCCGCTGATGGATGCCGATCATCTCCACCAGGTCTACACCCGCGCCAAGCCCGACTTTTCGGGCCATGTCACCGTGCCCGTGCTGTGGGACACGAAGAAGGAGACGATCGTCAACAACGAGAGCGCGGACATCCTGCGCATGCTCGGCAGCGCGTTCGACCAGTGCGGCGCGAACGATCTCGACCTCTATCCGGAAGGCCATCGCGACGAGATCGATGCGCTCAATGACCGGGTCTACGACGCGGTCAATAACGGCGTCTACAAGGCGGGCTTCGCGACCTCGCAGGAGGCGTACGAGAAGGCGGTCGGCCCGTTGTTCGAGGTGCTCGACGAGCTGGAAGAGCGGCTGGAGGGGCGCGACTGGCTGGTGGACGACCGGCTGACCGAGGCGGATATCCGCCTGTGGACCACGCTGATCCGCTTCGACCCGGTCTATCACACGCATTTCAAGTGCAATATCCGGCGGATCGCCGACTACCCGAACCTCGCCGCCCTGACGCGCCGCATCCTCGCGCTCGACGGGATCGAGCAGACCGTCAATTTCGAGCATATCCGGCATCACTATTACGAAAGCCACGAGCGCATCAATCCGTACGGCATCGTCCCCGCCGGGCCCGAACCTCTGGTGCCGGGAGCCTGA
- a CDS encoding replicative DNA helicase → MSEDSLLLSPPAASNPADQGASGDSVGRALPSNVEAEAAFLGAILIDNSVYEELPNPLRPQHFFVPAHRLIMERILTMMERGSTASPVTLKPYFEGSEHLEPLGGTRYLAQLTADGHGLLATRQLAEQIYDLALLRELVTVGRTLVNDALDTSEAVEPLKQIEVAEASLYEIAEGTNIGSDASTFKDASIAALKLAQKAMNSDRGLSGRTTGLSTIEDKTAGLHNSDLVILAGRPGMGKTSLATNIAFNTAYEYLKQMRDGGPDSGGAPVAFFSLEMSADQLATRILAEQAEISSEKLRSGDIGRDEFTRLSEASQRLADLPLYIDDTPALTIDALRMRARRLKRKNKIGLVVVDYLQLLQGSGRANDNRVNEISEISRGLKTMAKELELPVIALSQLSRAVEQREDKKPQLADLRESGSIEQDADMVWFIYRAEYYHKAQMPNVPDGSESPDDAQKYQDWMEEHQKLVNKALLIVAKQRHGSTGNVPLIFQSEYTKFSSPEFRDYSSYGEE, encoded by the coding sequence ATGTCCGAAGACAGCCTGCTTCTCTCCCCGCCCGCCGCCTCCAATCCCGCCGATCAGGGCGCGAGCGGCGATTCGGTCGGCCGTGCGCTTCCCTCCAACGTGGAGGCGGAGGCCGCTTTCCTCGGCGCGATCCTGATCGACAATTCGGTCTACGAGGAATTGCCCAACCCGCTGCGGCCGCAACATTTCTTCGTGCCCGCGCACCGCCTGATCATGGAACGCATCCTGACCATGATGGAGCGCGGCAGCACCGCCAGCCCGGTGACGCTGAAACCCTATTTCGAAGGCAGCGAGCATCTCGAGCCGCTCGGCGGCACACGTTATCTGGCGCAGCTGACGGCGGACGGCCACGGCCTGCTCGCCACGCGGCAGCTCGCCGAACAGATCTACGACCTCGCGCTGCTGCGCGAACTGGTGACGGTCGGCCGCACACTGGTGAACGACGCGCTCGACACGTCCGAAGCGGTCGAACCGCTGAAGCAGATCGAGGTCGCCGAAGCCTCGCTCTACGAAATCGCGGAAGGGACCAATATCGGTTCCGACGCCAGCACCTTCAAAGACGCCTCGATCGCGGCGCTGAAGCTGGCGCAGAAGGCGATGAATTCCGATCGCGGCCTGTCGGGGCGTACCACCGGCCTCTCGACGATCGAAGACAAGACCGCCGGTCTGCACAATTCCGACCTCGTGATCCTCGCCGGGCGTCCGGGCATGGGAAAGACTTCGCTCGCCACCAATATCGCGTTCAACACCGCCTACGAATATTTGAAGCAGATGCGCGATGGCGGGCCTGATTCGGGCGGCGCGCCGGTCGCGTTCTTCAGCCTCGAAATGAGCGCCGACCAGCTCGCCACGCGTATTCTTGCCGAACAGGCGGAGATCAGTTCGGAAAAGCTGCGTTCGGGCGACATCGGGCGCGACGAGTTCACGCGGCTTTCCGAAGCCAGCCAGCGCCTCGCCGACCTGCCGCTCTATATCGACGATACGCCCGCGCTCACCATCGACGCGCTGCGGATGCGCGCGCGGCGATTGAAGCGGAAGAACAAGATCGGCCTCGTCGTGGTCGACTACCTTCAGCTGCTGCAGGGCTCGGGCCGCGCCAACGACAACCGCGTGAACGAGATTTCGGAGATCAGCCGTGGTCTCAAGACCATGGCCAAGGAGCTGGAACTGCCGGTGATCGCGCTCTCGCAGCTCAGCCGCGCGGTGGAGCAGCGCGAGGACAAGAAGCCCCAGCTGGCCGACCTTCGCGAATCGGGCTCGATCGAGCAGGACGCCGACATGGTGTGGTTCATCTACCGCGCCGAATATTACCACAAGGCGCAGATGCCCAACGTGCCCGACGGCTCCGAATCGCCCGACGACGCGCAGAAATACCAGGACTGGATGGAGGAGCATCAGAAGCTGGTGAACAAGGCGCTGCTGATCGTCGCCAAGCAGCGTCACGGCTCGACCGGCAACGTGCCGCTGATCTTCCAGAGCGAATACACCAAGTTCTCGAGCCCCGAGTTCAGGGACTATTCGAGCTACGGCGAGGAGTGA
- a CDS encoding DUF3072 domain-containing protein, protein MESINEHPKAEPVSNAEKDPENWTTGDEAMTGAQESYLKTLAEEAGEPDAFDPKLSKADASLRIDALQEKTGRGA, encoded by the coding sequence ATGGAATCGATCAACGAGCATCCCAAGGCAGAGCCGGTATCCAATGCCGAAAAGGACCCCGAGAACTGGACCACCGGCGACGAGGCGATGACCGGTGCGCAGGAGAGTTACCTCAAGACGCTCGCCGAAGAGGCGGGCGAACCCGACGCCTTCGATCCGAAACTGTCCAAGGCCGACGCCTCGCTGCGGATCGATGCGCTGCAGGAGAAGACCGGACGCGGGGCCTAG
- a CDS encoding glycoside hydrolase family 25 protein, translated as MARKTRRPLWLKLVLALLIVAPLALGAWLYLDLRTWQPPESEYPEQGADLSAANDSVNFAVLAGQGADFVYLPASSGAAERSGRFTRDMAAARAAGLEVGAVHRFDPCVPADGQSANFVTIVPRDETLLPPAIALVDTGEDCIEPVASGQVRSELTILANQIEAHAGRPAILKVSREFEDAHGVAARIERNLWLVRTRFEPDYGGRPWLIWTANEKFHSGASEQPVAWAVVRP; from the coding sequence ATGGCCCGGAAAACCAGACGCCCGCTGTGGCTGAAGCTCGTGCTCGCGCTGCTGATCGTCGCCCCGCTGGCGCTGGGCGCATGGCTCTATCTCGACCTCAGGACGTGGCAGCCGCCCGAAAGCGAATATCCCGAACAGGGCGCGGACCTTTCCGCCGCGAATGATTCGGTCAATTTCGCGGTGCTCGCCGGGCAGGGCGCGGATTTCGTCTACCTTCCCGCATCCTCGGGCGCGGCGGAGCGATCGGGCCGGTTCACCCGCGACATGGCCGCCGCGCGCGCCGCCGGGCTGGAGGTGGGCGCGGTCCACCGCTTCGATCCCTGTGTGCCGGCTGACGGCCAGTCCGCCAATTTCGTGACGATCGTCCCGCGCGACGAGACGCTGCTGCCCCCGGCGATCGCGCTGGTCGATACGGGCGAGGACTGCATCGAACCCGTGGCGAGCGGGCAGGTCCGCAGCGAGCTGACGATCCTCGCCAACCAGATCGAGGCGCATGCGGGACGCCCTGCGATCCTCAAGGTGTCGCGCGAATTCGAGGACGCGCACGGCGTCGCGGCGCGAATCGAGCGCAACCTGTGGCTGGTGCGCACGCGGTTCGAGCCTGATTACGGCGGGCGCCCGTGGCTGATCTGGACGGCGAACGAGAAATTTCACAGCGGCGCGAGCGAACAGCCCGTCGCCTGGGCAGTGGTGAGGCCATGA
- a CDS encoding CC_3452 family protein, which produces MTLRTNPLRQVAIGGVAALTTLLTFGATVAPAPAHAQSGAYYRATLEQPVERRTEIIRGGTFICSGTICVGTKARSRPALVCEKLSREFGKVASFSVAGNEIDAEDLASCRATEAA; this is translated from the coding sequence ATGACCCTTCGCACCAACCCCCTCCGCCAGGTCGCCATCGGCGGCGTCGCGGCCCTCACCACCTTGCTGACCTTCGGCGCCACCGTGGCCCCGGCCCCGGCCCACGCGCAGTCGGGTGCCTATTATCGCGCCACGCTCGAACAGCCGGTGGAACGTCGCACCGAAATCATCCGCGGCGGCACCTTCATCTGCTCGGGCACGATCTGTGTCGGCACCAAGGCCCGTTCGCGCCCCGCGCTGGTGTGCGAGAAGCTGTCCCGCGAATTCGGCAAGGTCGCGTCCTTCTCGGTCGCGGGCAACGAAATCGACGCCGAAGACCTCGCGAGCTGCCGCGCCACCGAAGCGGCCTGA
- a CDS encoding winged helix-turn-helix transcriptional regulator: MGTDVREPLKELSACGLPAALEVMGERWSFMILRASFNGVHHFEEFLSELGIARNILSNRLSRLVEHGILDRVQDEADRRRVEYALTEKGFDLLPAMVSLRHWGLKYGSETTGMDPVIVDERDRMPIGPVAMLAHDGRILGPADLNMIARKDLPEAGRDRREGEVPDTPHAIEPPREAAE, translated from the coding sequence ATGGGTACTGATGTCCGCGAGCCCCTGAAGGAACTGAGCGCCTGCGGCCTGCCCGCAGCGCTCGAAGTGATGGGCGAGCGGTGGAGCTTCATGATCCTGCGCGCCAGCTTCAACGGCGTGCATCATTTCGAGGAATTCCTCAGCGAGCTCGGCATCGCGCGCAACATCCTCTCCAACCGGCTCAGCCGGCTGGTCGAACACGGCATCCTCGACCGCGTGCAGGACGAGGCGGACCGGCGGCGCGTGGAATATGCGCTGACCGAGAAGGGCTTCGACCTGCTGCCCGCGATGGTCTCGCTGCGCCACTGGGGCCTCAAATACGGCAGCGAGACGACCGGGATGGACCCGGTGATCGTCGACGAACGCGACCGCATGCCGATCGGGCCCGTCGCCATGCTCGCCCATGATGGTCGCATCCTCGGCCCCGCGGATCTCAACATGATCGCGCGCAAGGACTTGCCCGAAGCGGGCCGCGACCGGCGCGAGGGCGAGGTGCCCGATACCCCGCACGCGATCGAGCCCCCGCGCGAAGCGGCGGAATAA
- the rpoZ gene encoding DNA-directed RNA polymerase subunit omega, translating to MARVTVEDCVDKVPNRFDLVLLAAERAREISGGAEITLDRDRDKNPVVALREIAEQTVKPKDLQESMVTNLQKILPDDDDETDEIGSLSQSAEALRVTAATPTRSTSVGGDYDG from the coding sequence ATGGCGCGCGTTACCGTTGAAGATTGCGTCGACAAGGTTCCCAACCGCTTCGATCTCGTCCTGCTCGCCGCCGAGCGTGCACGCGAAATCTCCGGCGGCGCCGAAATCACGCTGGACCGCGATCGCGACAAGAACCCTGTCGTGGCGCTGCGCGAGATTGCCGAGCAGACCGTGAAGCCCAAGGACCTGCAGGAAAGCATGGTCACCAACCTGCAGAAAATCCTGCCCGACGACGACGACGAGACCGATGAAATCGGCTCGCTCAGCCAGTCGGCCGAGGCGCTGCGCGTGACCGCGGCGACCCCGACCCGCTCGACCTCGGTGGGCGGCGACTACGACGGCTGA
- a CDS encoding M14 family metallopeptidase, translating into MSNIIIDSAFDSGSIDVMTVHQASAMLRLKPDKDSEFKQWFHFRVANAAGRELVIKIVGLNDSAYPGGWSGYNACVSEDRDFWGRAPSTFDKDEEGGTLTIRYTPGADLVWFAYFAPFSIDRHHDLIAECASSEGVTHRKLGETLDGRPLDCLEMGEGEVEVWLYARQHPGESMAEWWMEGALQLLCDPAETLGRALREKCRFHIVPNCNPDGSARGHLRTNAEGVNLNREWAEPTAEKSPEVLAIRNAMDDTGVHFAMDVHGDEAIDAVFLAGFEGIPSWSDEHGERFYRYQRILDRRSPDFQTEKGYPKTAPGKANLTISTNQVAERYAATAMTLEMPFKDNADYPDELQGWSPERSRVLARDCLGALLEWLESDD; encoded by the coding sequence TTGAGCAACATCATCATCGACAGTGCATTCGACAGCGGCAGCATCGACGTGATGACCGTCCATCAGGCCAGCGCCATGCTGCGTCTGAAGCCGGACAAGGACAGCGAATTCAAGCAGTGGTTCCATTTCCGCGTCGCCAATGCGGCCGGGCGCGAGCTGGTGATCAAGATCGTCGGCCTGAACGACAGCGCCTATCCGGGCGGGTGGTCCGGTTATAATGCCTGCGTGTCCGAGGATCGCGATTTCTGGGGCCGCGCCCCCTCGACCTTCGACAAGGACGAGGAAGGCGGCACGCTCACCATCCGCTACACCCCCGGCGCGGATCTGGTCTGGTTCGCCTATTTCGCGCCCTTCTCGATCGACCGGCACCACGACCTGATCGCCGAATGCGCGAGCAGCGAAGGCGTCACCCATCGCAAGCTGGGCGAAACGCTGGATGGCCGCCCGCTCGACTGCCTCGAAATGGGCGAAGGCGAGGTCGAAGTCTGGCTCTATGCGCGCCAGCACCCGGGCGAGAGCATGGCCGAATGGTGGATGGAAGGCGCGCTGCAGCTCTTGTGCGACCCGGCAGAGACGCTGGGCCGCGCGCTGCGGGAGAAATGCCGCTTCCACATCGTGCCCAACTGCAACCCCGACGGGAGCGCGCGCGGGCACCTGCGCACCAATGCCGAGGGCGTCAATCTCAACCGCGAATGGGCCGAGCCCACTGCGGAGAAATCGCCCGAGGTCCTCGCCATCCGCAATGCGATGGACGATACCGGCGTGCATTTCGCGATGGACGTCCACGGCGACGAGGCGATCGACGCGGTCTTCCTCGCCGGGTTCGAAGGCATCCCGAGCTGGAGCGACGAGCATGGCGAGCGGTTCTATCGCTACCAGCGCATCCTCGACCGGCGCAGCCCCGACTTCCAGACCGAGAAGGGGTATCCCAAGACCGCCCCGGGCAAGGCCAACCTGACGATCAGCACCAACCAGGTGGCCGAACGCTACGCCGCGACCGCGATGACGCTGGAAATGCCGTTCAAGGACAATGCCGACTACCCCGACGAATTGCAGGGCTGGAGCCCCGAACGCTCGCGCGTGCTGGCCCGCGACTGCCTCGGCGCACTGCTCGAATGGCTGGAGAGCGACGACTAG
- a CDS encoding ParA family protein produces the protein MAVVAIYSVKGGVGKTTFAANLAWCAATHSSRRTLLWDLDAAGGAGFLLGVDPRKKRRATSVISKEIDPAKLIRKTAYPRLDLLPADESIRALDVQLAEIGKKNRIAKLTADLMKNYDRLVLDCPPVLSELSSQIVRAADLIIVPIPPSPLSARALDTVREEVEAEGKKAPPIMPVFSMIDRRRTLHREAAQDHAKWPVVPASSAIEQCATRQAPVGTFDPRSPAARAFKTLWTDVERKLAKR, from the coding sequence ATGGCGGTCGTTGCGATTTACAGCGTCAAGGGCGGGGTCGGGAAGACGACCTTCGCGGCCAACCTGGCGTGGTGCGCGGCGACCCATTCCAGCCGGCGCACGCTTTTGTGGGATCTCGATGCGGCAGGCGGCGCGGGCTTCCTGCTCGGCGTCGACCCCAGGAAGAAGAGGCGCGCGACGAGCGTCATCAGCAAGGAAATCGATCCCGCCAAGCTCATCCGCAAGACCGCCTATCCCCGGCTCGACCTGCTGCCCGCCGACGAATCGATCCGCGCGCTCGACGTGCAGCTGGCAGAGATCGGCAAGAAGAACCGCATCGCGAAGCTGACCGCCGATCTCATGAAGAACTACGACCGGCTGGTGCTCGACTGCCCGCCGGTGCTGAGCGAGCTGTCGAGCCAGATCGTGCGCGCGGCCGACCTGATCATCGTGCCGATCCCGCCCTCGCCGCTATCCGCCCGCGCGCTCGATACCGTGCGCGAGGAGGTGGAGGCGGAGGGCAAGAAGGCCCCGCCGATCATGCCCGTCTTTTCGATGATCGACCGCCGCCGCACGCTCCACCGCGAGGCGGCGCAGGACCATGCGAAATGGCCGGTCGTTCCGGCGTCGAGCGCGATCGAACAATGTGCCACGCGCCAGGCGCCGGTCGGCACCTTCGATCCGCGCAGCCCTGCGGCCCGGGCGTTCAAGACGCTGTGGACCGATGTCGAGCGCAAGCTGGCGAAGCGCTAG
- a CDS encoding calcium/sodium antiporter, translating to MTFLLLLGGLVLLVLGGEFLVRGAVVIAGKLGVSPLMIGLTIVGMGTSMPELAASLQAALAGSPGIALGNIVGSNIANTLLILGVAAILAPIAVARGTLLRDGGVGLLAACALLAIAWTTGLGRVAGLVLVAMMIGYLVVAYRQERKAAAHSAAFDKAVALENVDPALTPEQGRGTGWAVSLAFLLAGLVCIVGGGTLLVDAAVKIAIEFGMSETLVGLTIVAVGTSLPELVTSAVAAIRKQSEVALGNVLGSNIYNVFFIGGVTGIISPTPVPEAIARFDLPVLVGVSLLAMVLAFTGARLSRREGAVLVAAYCVYLGFTAGLI from the coding sequence ATGACTTTCCTTCTTCTTCTGGGCGGACTGGTCCTGCTCGTGCTCGGCGGTGAATTTCTCGTGCGCGGGGCGGTCGTCATCGCGGGCAAGCTGGGCGTCTCGCCATTGATGATCGGGCTGACCATTGTGGGCATGGGCACGTCCATGCCCGAGCTTGCGGCGAGCCTTCAGGCCGCGCTCGCCGGGTCGCCGGGGATCGCGCTGGGCAATATTGTCGGCTCGAACATCGCCAACACGCTCCTCATCCTGGGCGTCGCGGCGATTCTCGCGCCGATCGCGGTGGCGCGGGGCACGCTGCTGCGCGACGGAGGGGTGGGCCTGCTGGCGGCCTGCGCCCTGCTGGCGATCGCCTGGACCACCGGGCTCGGCCGCGTGGCAGGCCTTGTTCTGGTGGCGATGATGATCGGCTACCTCGTGGTCGCCTACCGGCAGGAGCGCAAGGCCGCCGCGCATAGCGCCGCATTCGACAAGGCGGTGGCGCTGGAGAATGTCGATCCGGCGCTGACTCCGGAACAGGGGCGCGGCACGGGCTGGGCGGTCTCGCTCGCCTTCCTGCTGGCGGGGCTGGTCTGCATCGTCGGCGGGGGCACGCTGCTGGTCGATGCCGCAGTCAAGATTGCGATCGAGTTCGGCATGTCGGAAACGCTGGTCGGCCTCACCATCGTGGCGGTCGGCACCTCGCTGCCCGAGCTGGTGACCTCCGCGGTCGCCGCGATCCGCAAGCAGTCGGAGGTGGCGCTGGGCAACGTGCTCGGGTCGAACATCTACAACGTGTTCTTCATCGGCGGCGTCACGGGGATCATCTCGCCCACGCCGGTGCCCGAAGCGATCGCGCGGTTCGACCTGCCGGTGCTCGTCGGCGTCTCGCTGCTGGCGATGGTGCTGGCCTTCACCGGAGCGCGCCTGTCGCGCCGGGAGGGCGCGGTTCTGGTGGCGGCCTATTGCGTCTATCTCGGGTTTACGGCGGGGTTGATTTAG
- a CDS encoding DUF4136 domain-containing protein has translation MKARTLITLAALPLALAACNTTRPAGPVEVTRFVAEDSRAQLGNARLFVESAPGSPEQGLALTPYKAAVARELATYGYAEAARSGAGQTAQVSVERTQRDEAGRGGPVSVGAGGSTGGYGSGVGLGLGINLGGGSDERVITQMSVSLRDVASNEVLWEGRARLDAPAKSPLAQNEAAAQALADALFRGFPGNNGETIEVEVNP, from the coding sequence ATGAAGGCCCGCACACTCATTACTCTCGCCGCCCTCCCGCTCGCGCTTGCCGCGTGCAACACGACTCGCCCGGCAGGCCCGGTCGAGGTTACCCGCTTCGTCGCCGAGGATAGCCGCGCGCAGCTCGGCAATGCGCGGCTCTTCGTCGAGAGCGCGCCGGGCTCGCCCGAACAGGGCCTCGCGCTCACGCCATACAAGGCCGCGGTCGCACGCGAGCTGGCGACCTACGGCTATGCCGAGGCCGCGCGCAGCGGCGCGGGCCAGACCGCGCAGGTCAGCGTAGAGCGCACGCAGCGCGACGAGGCGGGCCGTGGCGGCCCGGTGAGCGTGGGCGCGGGCGGATCGACCGGCGGCTACGGCAGCGGCGTGGGCCTTGGCCTCGGCATCAATCTGGGCGGCGGATCGGACGAGCGCGTGATCACGCAGATGAGCGTGTCGCTGCGCGATGTGGCGTCGAACGAGGTTCTGTGGGAAGGGCGCGCCCGGCTCGATGCGCCTGCCAAATCGCCGCTCGCCCAGAACGAGGCGGCAGCGCAGGCCCTGGCCGACGCGCTGTTTCGCGGATTCCCGGGGAACAACGGAGAAACGATCGAAGTGGAGGTCAATCCTTGA
- a CDS encoding UPF0262 family protein: MADHRISKIDLDDSTILWRNADVEQERRVAIFDLIEENTFKPVRSAQKGADGPYHLGLGVRDDRLALDIADEQGAQLETIMLGLARFRRPIRDYFAICDSYYQAIRKATPSEIETIDMARRGVHNRAAELLVERLEGKVETDFATARRLFTLICVLHIRG; this comes from the coding sequence ATGGCCGATCACCGCATCTCGAAAATCGATCTCGACGACTCGACGATCCTGTGGCGCAATGCCGATGTCGAACAGGAACGGCGCGTGGCGATCTTCGACCTGATCGAGGAGAACACCTTCAAGCCGGTCCGTTCGGCGCAGAAGGGCGCGGATGGCCCCTATCACCTCGGCCTGGGGGTGCGCGACGACCGCCTGGCGCTCGACATCGCCGACGAGCAGGGCGCGCAGCTGGAAACGATCATGCTGGGCCTCGCCCGCTTCCGCCGCCCTATCCGCGACTATTTCGCGATCTGCGACAGCTATTACCAGGCAATCCGCAAGGCGACTCCATCGGAGATCGAGACGATCGACATGGCCCGGCGCGGGGTTCACAACCGCGCGGCGGAGCTGCTGGTCGAACGGCTGGAAGGCAAGGTCGAAACCGATTTCGCCACCGCGCGGCGGCTGTTCACGCTGATCTGCGTCCTCCACATCCGGGGCTGA